Genomic window (Chitinophagaceae bacterium):
AGCAGTAAGGGTAAATGCACCGTCTCCAAAGGTCTTGAGAGGTAATATTCCAAAATTAATACTCTGACTCGCTTGGTTTACTGTAAGTATTCGAGAAACAGAGGTGGCTGCTGAATAATTTGCATTTCCCGTCTGGTATGCAATTATGGAGACCATTCCTGCTCCATTGATACTGACAGACGTTCCATTTATACTTGCAATATTCGTATTAGTGGTGGAATACTGAACCGCTAATCCCGAACTTACTATGGCGGGTGTAATAGTAAACAGAGTATCCCCATACGTTTTCAGAGATGGAGAAAGAGTAAAGGTAATATTCTGTGGATAATTATCAAATCCATTACTTTGGAATGCACTTGCAGGTAATGCTACTCCACTGAAATTCGAAGTATTTCCTATTCCTATACTACGAGCATCATTCCAAAATATATTATTTACACTACCGCCGTCGATAGCCTGGGTAAAATGCCCTGCAAATCCCCCAAGGTCATCTCTACCTGTTACTGTCCCACTTGCATAACATTCACTGATAACTGCATTATTAGCAGTGACACCAACAAATCCGCCGACAAAGAATATTCCTATTACATTTCCTGTTGCATAACATCTCTGAGTAATAGATGAACCATATTCATTGACTCCAACAAAACCTCCTACTCTATTAGAGCCAGTTACCGATACATTGGTGTAGCTCTGGGTAATAGAACTTGGGAAAAAGCTGCTCCAATCAACTCCTCCATTGAATCCAACCAAACCACCTGTATTATCGTTACCATTTACTGTTCCTGTAGTAAAGCAGCGGGTTATGTTTCCTACATGAGCACCTACTAAACTCCCCGTATAATCTTGTCCTCTTATATTTACATTGAGTAATCCTAGGTTTCTAATAGCACTGGTTTGACTTGAGCTCATCGCTCCAAAGAATCCTACTTGATCGGTACCAGGGCGGTCAATGAAAAGATTAGAAATAGTGCTATCATTCCCATGAAAAGTGCCTTCAAAACCATTAATAGGATTCCATCCACTTCCTGTAGTATAAGTGGTATTGACAGTTCCTGATCTGTAAGAAGCAGCAGTATTAAAGTTCAAATTTCTCCTCAGTTCATATCCATTGCAGGTAGATGGACTACAAGTGCCTGTGAGGTTATATCTCATAGAATCTAATTGTTCTATAAAGTTTATATCTATGAGACCATTACCATTAAGGTCTCTATAGGTTTGTGCATGTATATTTCCACATACAAAAAGAGCAAGGAGAGAAACCGTTGCCTTGCTCTGTGATTTTTTTATGATATTCATAGCTGTGTTTATTATATTATGACGTAATGTTTTACATCTATTAAATGTATTATTTATGCCCATCATTTAAGAATTTAAGAAAATGATGGGCATACCATTTTTAAAGAATGTAAGTGAATATGTATTTGATTTTTTATTATAGGGCAATATACAGTTTTTTTTTAAAGTTATCAATCATAATATTAATTATGATTTTTTTGGTGAAAGTATTTAAAAAACAATCAGAATTTTCAAAACTTTAATTGAGTGCTTCTATATAGTAATGAATACAATCCTGAATAGGTAAAAAAATTGTAGAGCAATAGTATTAAAAAAACAAATAGAACCGAGGGTGTTTTATATATTTTGAGATAATATTTCCTGTAAAAATTTCATTGGGTGTCCGAAAAGTTTTTTTACACAAATATTTAATTTTAAACCTGTTGATAATCAAGGAGTTACGAAGCTACAAACGTGCTAAAAGCGGATTTTCGGACTCTCTCATCTTATTTTCTATATTTTGTGTAAAGAATTATTTTTTAGATTGTTTTTAGAATATGTATTTTGTGTTTTCAATAAGAGGTAAAAACAAAAGATATTATATTTGCTCCCATCTTGAGTGCGGATTGTCTTACTTCTTCGGGGTCGTTATGAATGGTTTGGTCTTCCCATCCATTGCCTAAATCTGTTTCA
Coding sequences:
- a CDS encoding GLUG motif-containing protein, with amino-acid sequence MNIIKKSQSKATVSLLALFVCGNIHAQTYRDLNGNGLIDINFIEQLDSMRYNLTGTCSPSTCNGYELRRNLNFNTAASYRSGTVNTTYTTGSGWNPINGFEGTFHGNDSTISNLFIDRPGTDQVGFFGAMSSSQTSAIRNLGLLNVNIRGQDYTGSLVGAHVGNITRCFTTGTVNGNDNTGGLVGFNGGVDWSSFFPSSITQSYTNVSVTGSNRVGGFVGVNEYGSSITQRCYATGNVIGIFFVGGFVGVTANNAVISECYASGTVTGRDDLGGFAGHFTQAIDGGSVNNIFWNDARSIGIGNTSNFSGVALPASAFQSNGFDNYPQNITFTLSPSLKTYGDTLFTITPAIVSSGLAVQYSTTNTNIASINGTSVSINGAGMVSIIAYQTGNANYSAATSVSRILTVNQASQSINFGILPLKTFGDGAFTLTA